In Vigna angularis cultivar LongXiaoDou No.4 chromosome 8, ASM1680809v1, whole genome shotgun sequence, one DNA window encodes the following:
- the LOC108345434 gene encoding uncharacterized protein LOC108345434, with the protein MEDREKNAYIAQLMDCNEKEKNRKKKAKQATERVAVKKSAANSATENNGADVTAVNGVRIALFDFSVENFFRDMDTIIRLCGQEDDIAATDQMEIQRMSSSVTFLREWRDFKYPSKSIKFVYGLESSDCFKGKDVSAINLPPFSSASVPEQDMQTEQPGEVISQECRDFVMNVGGSVWALDWCPQMHEKADSSTKCEV; encoded by the exons ATGGAAGACAGAGAGAAGAATGCTTACATTGCCCAGCTAATGGATTGCAATGAGAAGGAAAAGAACAGGAAGAAGAAGGCGAAGCAAGCCACAGAGAGAGTTGCTGTGAAAAAATCAGCAGCAAATTCTGCAACTGAAAACAATGGTGCTGATGTTACTGCTGTCAATGGTGTTAGGATTGCTCTGTTCGATTTTTCGGTTGAAAATTTCTTCAGAGACATGGATACCATTATCAGACTCTGTGGGCAAGAAGATGACATTGCTGCTACTGACCAGATGGAGATTCAAAGAATGTCTTCCTCAGTCACTTTCTTAAG AGAATGGAGAGATTTTAAATATCCATCAAAAAGCATTAAATTTGTGTATGGACTCGAGAGTTCTGATTGTTTTAAGGGAAAAGATGTCAGTGCCATAAATTTGCCCCCGTTTTCTTCTGCCTCGGTTCCTGAG caaGATATGCAAACGGAGCAACCTGGGGAGGTCATATCTCAAGAATGCAG AGATTTTGTGATGAATGTTGGAGGCTCTGTATGGGCATTAGATTGGTGTCCTCAAATGCATGAAAAAGCTGATTCTTCCACAAAATGTGAGGTGTAA
- the LOC108344944 gene encoding uncharacterized protein LOC108344944 yields the protein MTKIFVLSCVLFLAASGFVHGSHEKKKDHIRLFELKKGDLSIKVTNWGATLVSVILPDKNGVLGDIVLGYDSPMAYTNDSSYFGATVGRIGNRIGGAQFTLNGIHYKLVANEGNNTLHSGPKAFSDVLWDVKKYIKDGDKPRITFSYLSFDGEGGFPGDLLVTVSYILGKNSLSIIMKAKALNKATPVNLLNHAYWNLGNHNSGNILNEVVQIFGSQVTLFDDNLIPTGKFASVKGTPYDFLEPHTVGERINQLAKTNGYNTNYVLDGAKGKKTKLGAIVVDKKSGRVMKLFTNAPGLQFYTANFVKNEKGKGGFVYQPRSALCLESQAFPDSVNHPNFPSTIVTPQKPYKHVLLLKFSTKIPHAFSHF from the exons ATGACCAAGATCTTTGTGTTGTCGTGTGTTCTGTTCTTAGCTGCTTCTGGTTTTGTCCATGGCTCTcatgagaagaagaaggatcataTTAGGTTGTTTGAGCTGAAGAAAGGTGATCTTTCTATAAAGGTCACCAACTGGGGTGCAACACTTGTGTCTGTCATACTTCCTGATAAAAATG GAGTGCTGGGTGATATTGTTCTTGGATATGATTCTCCCATGGCATACACC AATGATTCATCATATTTTGGAGCTACAGTTGGCAGGATTGGTAACAGAATTGGAGGAGCTCAGTTCACTCTGAATGGAATCCATTACAAATTAGTTGCTAATGAAGGAAACAACACACTTCATT CTGGACCCAAAGCATTCAGTGATGTTCTTTGGGATgtgaaaaagtatataaaagatGGAGACAAACCAAGAATCACCTTCAGCTACCTCAGTTTTGATGGTGAAGGAG GATTTCCTGGGGACCTGCTAGTAACTGTGAGCTACATTCTTGGGAAAAACTCACTGAGTATAATCATGAAAGCAAAAGCACTGAACAAGGCTACACCTGTGAATCTGTTGAACCATGCATACTGGAACCTAGGGAACCACAACAGTGGCAATATTCTTAATGAAGTGGTTCAGATATTTGGATCTCAAGTGACCCTTTTCGATGATAATCTCATTCCCACAGGAAAATTTGCCTCTGTGAAGGGCACCCCATATGACTTCCTTGAACCACACACTGTTGGGGAAAGGATCAACCAATTGGCAAAGACCAATGGCTATAACACGAACTATGTGCTTGATGGTGCAAAAGGCAAAAAGACAAAGCTTGGTGCCATAGTGGTTGATAAGAAGTCAGGGAGAGTGATGAAACTCTTCACAAATGCTCCTGGTTTGCAGTTCTACACTGCTAATTTTGTCAAGaatgaaaagggaaaagggGGTTTTGTTTATCAGCCACGTTCAGCACTGTGTTTGGAGAGCCAAGCATTCCCTGATTCTGTCAATCACCCTAATTTTCCATCAACCATTGTCACTCCTCAAAAGCCTTACAAACATGTCTTGTTGCTCAAATTTTCCACCAAAATTCCACATGCCTTTTCACATTTCTAA